One window of Flavobacterium dauae genomic DNA carries:
- the folE gene encoding GTP cyclohydrolase I FolE: protein MCKSDALHDEIGNNHIGTSDYTPLKASAFDISDDEKIELIKKDVENILNTLGMDLTDDSLKGTPNRVAKMFVKEIFGGLNPAKKPSSSTFDNKYKYGEMLVEKNIVVYSTCEHHLLPIVGRAHVAYISNGKVVGLSKMNRIVDYYAKRPQVQERLTIQIVEELKRVLNTEDVACVIDAKHLCVNSRGIRDIESSTVTAEYSGAFKNENTRKEFLNYIQLETKF from the coding sequence ATGTGTAAATCTGATGCCTTGCACGATGAAATTGGCAACAACCACATTGGCACAAGCGATTATACGCCTTTAAAAGCAAGCGCTTTTGATATAAGTGACGACGAAAAAATTGAATTGATTAAAAAAGATGTTGAAAATATACTGAACACTTTAGGAATGGATTTAACCGACGACAGTTTAAAAGGTACTCCAAACCGCGTGGCTAAAATGTTTGTTAAAGAAATTTTTGGCGGCTTAAATCCTGCTAAAAAACCCTCTTCGTCAACTTTTGACAATAAATATAAGTATGGTGAAATGCTGGTTGAAAAAAACATTGTAGTTTATTCTACCTGCGAACATCACTTATTACCTATTGTTGGCCGTGCACACGTGGCATACATTTCAAACGGAAAAGTGGTTGGCTTGTCAAAAATGAACCGCATTGTTGATTATTATGCAAAACGTCCGCAGGTACAAGAGCGTTTAACCATTCAAATTGTTGAAGAGTTAAAACGTGTATTAAATACTGAAGATGTTGCTTGTGTAATAGATGCTAAACACCTTTGTGTAAATTCACGTGGTATCCGCGATATTGAAAGTTCAACTGTTACTGCAGAATACAGTGGTGCATTTAAAAACGAAAATACTCGTAAAGAATTCCTAAATTATATTCAGTTAGAAACAAAATTTTGA
- a CDS encoding T9SS type B sorting domain-containing protein has product MRNKYLLILFLITSFLGFSQQYNYVTVDDTYTPEQLIKEVLVNSACDLVSNVRYQYGDGTPGSNAIMAAGYFNRNGSTFPFDDGIVISTEKSSYVPGPYVGGKMTNVNQFRWTGDQDMNDLINAAGGWPPEKDMRSAFIDFDFIPVQNTITFEYVFGSNSYHGCTYNCGNGAMFGAWLIDLTTGVGQNLALIPGTTDPISINTLRDNAKTGLACPTNPNPQYFDNAYGAGGASLPALAAPVDLGGVTVPMQSLTANVVVGRKYKIKLAIVDFCTNYVHTSAVFFKSGSFDLGNLDLGNPVLIENGEGLCVGDSYTLEAGLDPLLFTFEWYKDGVKIPGQTGATLTVTETGDYYVKGFIPSVTGCVMESDPVRIEFHDYVTISPPQNLTVCPNAGAETRFDLTDAVSNVTSNPDILFKFYTSQQDAEDDVNSIPSVYMLSNNAQVPVTIWVRAYELNNPCPYISSFTLDFMNCVLSLNPLSDLTLCEGDSVQTFDLTVQTPLVYNNAVGYTVTYHLNNADATSGQNAIPTGSLATYNGANGERIWVRVTNDSNPLSYGVGSFYLYRYLLPLTQSPVLPITACEKGSSGLADFDLNLAYHTIPVTPVGVSLEFYSTQQDAQVGNTALMLPANYTGSAGTIYVRVRNLSGDCFKVVPLQLQIINTPLANSIAPLTYCDLNNDGFGEFNLDVTRVLIAGNPLPANSVVTFHETQNDADANVNAIVNTGAYINKVKDQQTIYVRVGFTNSSCYNTVPLVLIVNKSPAITPIRSLKVCDTGNDGVETVNLRSNETTMLAGLNAANYTVTYHISSSAAMSGTGVIGNPTSFSTNTATTVYARVTDNTTGCFVVTKIELELVAMPVVANPLPVYTLCDANSNGFEVFDLASQKASIVGTQQGLDVTFHYTNSDAQAGINPLANQYQNVSPNVQTIYVRVSNASTGCFVVTTLKLEVKANPVLNVPTTPYVICSDTGFGTINLYLYGKDLVDATGINYSFKFYETQSDAENDVNSITNQVAYNNLDPTNPTVWIRVEDPSTECYAVYPITFQLVVPPKLPSTLPKIVECDVLGNTQDESTLFDLTSQDSLLIAAQTTQSTYQIRYFTSKTLADSNTNWIADPTQFQNTSNPQTIWVRIEDTEKPGSCARVMSFVIEVVSPFVLSQPTPMIVCDEAPGDGKSQFDLTTKEYELFNGQPPFGAVINYHLTLQDAENGFVSITNPKKFTNQVNPQTIYISVVNQYGCRSITSLTVRVLPLPDPNMTPDPLELCEDNFGSGVANFDLTQAESNLSNFGTYTYTYYFSETGAHVGPTDPSYIGAPDGVLSGSSIVYVRVENSFTNTNERCYVVVPLELKVNPWPKVGPMTNLPACMDEPTTSTKFNLHDKDEQALAGADPEDYIVRYFASEENATDNVSPLPYTFENTDPDRQEIWVRVENKETGCFNIASFWIQIEQAVYAYQPSANLLEFCETDYVNDGISLIDLTILDVEIIGDQPLTPDLEVDYARWDRSTIQDPTSVQVYNGEVLRAIVHNVNPDLLCSSEITFTVHLKDAPIVKPLEDGVVCYEYRDAWSITSGHYLDTGVTDSGYTFDWTRNGQPLTPDVAEVLDGGSRLFAKRGGSYRVVVTGPNGCTTTRTATVDEAPSITIDEVKLTDSFGDTNAIEVIAYAGAGVLLEYKLDEGNWQESNVFLDVTPGEHTVYVRIENEPCIASKVVTVMDYPKYFTPNNDGYNDTWNIWSLKNQPDSKIYIFDRFGKLIKQLSPAGEGWDGTFNGKPLPSTDYWFKAEYLDPKTGLSKEVTGHFSLKR; this is encoded by the coding sequence ATGAGAAACAAATATTTATTAATACTGTTTTTAATAACCAGCTTTTTAGGTTTTAGCCAACAATACAACTATGTAACTGTTGATGATACCTATACACCGGAACAGCTTATAAAAGAGGTTTTGGTTAATTCAGCGTGTGACTTGGTTTCCAATGTAAGGTATCAATATGGGGATGGTACACCTGGTTCTAATGCTATTATGGCAGCGGGTTATTTTAACAGAAACGGAAGTACTTTTCCTTTTGATGATGGTATTGTTATTTCTACTGAAAAATCTAGTTATGTACCTGGTCCATATGTTGGTGGAAAAATGACTAATGTTAATCAATTTCGTTGGACAGGAGATCAGGATATGAACGATTTGATTAACGCTGCAGGAGGATGGCCGCCCGAAAAAGATATGCGTTCGGCATTTATAGATTTTGATTTTATTCCGGTACAAAATACCATTACTTTTGAATATGTGTTTGGAAGTAATAGTTATCATGGCTGCACATATAATTGTGGAAATGGAGCTATGTTTGGAGCTTGGCTGATTGATTTAACAACTGGTGTGGGACAAAATTTAGCTTTAATACCCGGAACAACAGATCCTATTTCTATCAATACTTTACGCGATAATGCAAAAACAGGATTAGCATGTCCTACCAATCCAAATCCTCAATATTTTGATAATGCTTATGGTGCTGGTGGGGCGAGCTTGCCCGCATTAGCAGCACCAGTTGATTTAGGAGGAGTGACTGTTCCAATGCAGTCATTGACCGCAAATGTAGTTGTAGGTCGTAAGTATAAGATTAAATTAGCTATTGTCGATTTTTGTACAAACTACGTACACACCAGTGCCGTATTTTTCAAATCCGGCAGTTTTGATTTAGGTAATTTAGATTTAGGAAATCCTGTATTGATAGAAAACGGCGAAGGTTTGTGTGTAGGCGACAGTTATACTTTAGAGGCAGGGTTAGATCCTTTGTTATTCACCTTTGAGTGGTATAAAGACGGAGTTAAGATTCCCGGTCAGACCGGAGCGACGCTTACGGTAACCGAAACAGGTGATTATTATGTAAAAGGATTTATACCAAGTGTAACAGGGTGTGTGATGGAATCAGATCCCGTGCGTATTGAGTTTCACGATTACGTAACAATCAGTCCACCTCAGAATTTAACGGTATGTCCTAATGCTGGAGCAGAGACACGATTTGATTTGACTGATGCCGTTTCAAATGTTACGAGCAATCCTGATATTTTGTTTAAATTTTATACCAGTCAGCAAGATGCAGAGGATGATGTTAACTCTATTCCTAGTGTGTATATGTTGTCAAACAATGCACAGGTACCTGTTACAATTTGGGTACGCGCTTATGAGTTGAACAATCCGTGTCCTTATATAAGTTCGTTCACATTGGATTTTATGAACTGTGTTCTTTCATTAAACCCCTTGTCAGATTTAACCCTTTGTGAAGGCGACAGCGTTCAGACATTTGATTTAACAGTTCAAACGCCTTTGGTTTACAATAATGCCGTAGGTTACACAGTTACGTACCACTTGAATAATGCCGATGCAACATCAGGTCAAAACGCAATACCTACAGGTAGTTTGGCAACCTATAACGGAGCCAACGGCGAACGTATCTGGGTACGTGTTACTAATGACAGCAATCCGTTGTCTTACGGAGTCGGCTCGTTCTATTTATATAGATATTTATTGCCCTTAACGCAATCACCTGTTTTACCTATCACAGCCTGTGAAAAAGGGTCAAGCGGATTAGCCGATTTTGATTTAAACTTAGCTTATCATACCATTCCTGTAACCCCGGTAGGAGTTTCATTAGAGTTTTACAGTACCCAGCAAGATGCCCAGGTAGGTAATACCGCTTTAATGTTACCTGCAAATTATACGGGCTCAGCAGGAACAATTTATGTACGGGTACGCAATTTATCTGGCGACTGTTTTAAAGTAGTGCCTTTACAGTTGCAGATCATCAACACGCCTTTAGCCAACAGCATAGCACCATTAACGTATTGTGACTTAAATAATGACGGTTTCGGGGAATTCAATTTAGATGTAACCAGAGTTTTGATAGCCGGCAATCCCTTACCTGCTAATTCTGTGGTAACGTTCCACGAAACGCAAAACGATGCAGATGCCAATGTGAATGCGATAGTCAATACCGGAGCCTATATAAATAAAGTAAAAGATCAGCAAACTATTTATGTACGTGTAGGATTTACCAACTCAAGCTGTTATAATACAGTTCCTTTAGTATTAATAGTAAATAAATCCCCGGCTATCACACCAATCCGTAGCTTAAAAGTATGCGATACGGGTAACGACGGAGTAGAGACCGTTAATTTACGCAGCAACGAAACCACGATGTTGGCAGGTTTAAATGCGGCGAATTATACGGTAACATACCATATAAGCTCAAGTGCGGCTATGTCAGGAACCGGAGTAATAGGCAACCCTACAAGTTTTTCCACCAATACAGCAACAACGGTTTATGCTCGGGTAACAGATAACACCACGGGTTGTTTTGTAGTAACAAAGATAGAGTTAGAGTTAGTAGCTATGCCTGTTGTCGCAAATCCACTACCTGTTTATACATTATGTGACGCTAACAGCAATGGCTTTGAGGTATTTGATTTAGCCAGCCAAAAAGCATCGATAGTAGGAACGCAGCAAGGATTGGATGTAACGTTCCACTATACCAATTCCGATGCACAGGCAGGGATTAATCCACTAGCAAACCAATATCAAAACGTATCACCAAACGTTCAAACGATTTATGTACGTGTTTCAAACGCAAGTACGGGATGTTTTGTGGTAACCACGTTAAAATTAGAAGTTAAAGCCAACCCGGTACTTAATGTGCCAACAACACCTTATGTAATCTGTAGCGATACAGGCTTTGGTACCATTAACCTATATTTATATGGTAAAGATTTAGTAGATGCTACGGGTATTAATTATAGCTTTAAATTCTATGAAACCCAATCAGATGCAGAAAACGATGTTAATAGTATTACCAATCAGGTAGCATACAACAACCTAGATCCAACTAACCCTACGGTCTGGATCAGAGTAGAGGATCCATCAACAGAATGTTATGCTGTTTACCCGATTACCTTCCAGTTGGTAGTACCACCAAAATTACCGTCAACCTTACCAAAAATTGTAGAGTGCGATGTTTTAGGTAATACCCAGGATGAATCAACGTTGTTTGATTTAACAAGTCAGGATAGCTTATTGATAGCAGCTCAAACGACGCAAAGTACCTATCAGATCCGTTATTTTACCAGTAAGACATTAGCCGACAGTAATACCAATTGGATAGCAGATCCGACGCAGTTTCAAAATACAAGTAACCCGCAAACGATTTGGGTGCGTATAGAAGATACTGAAAAACCGGGAAGCTGTGCCCGTGTGATGAGTTTTGTAATAGAAGTGGTATCTCCGTTCGTGCTGAGTCAGCCTACACCAATGATTGTATGTGATGAGGCACCGGGTGACGGGAAATCACAATTTGACTTAACCACTAAAGAGTATGAACTGTTTAATGGTCAGCCACCATTTGGAGCGGTTATTAATTATCATTTAACCTTACAGGATGCAGAAAACGGATTTGTAAGCATAACTAATCCAAAGAAATTTACAAATCAGGTAAATCCGCAGACAATCTATATTTCTGTAGTTAACCAATACGGATGTAGAAGCATTACTTCACTCACGGTACGCGTATTGCCTTTACCGGATCCTAATATGACACCTGATCCGTTAGAATTATGTGAAGATAACTTTGGTTCAGGTGTAGCAAATTTTGATTTAACCCAGGCAGAAAGCAATTTAAGTAATTTTGGAACTTATACTTATACCTATTACTTTTCAGAAACGGGAGCTCATGTAGGCCCAACGGATCCTAGTTATATAGGAGCCCCGGATGGAGTTTTGAGCGGAAGTTCTATTGTTTATGTTAGAGTAGAAAACAGTTTTACAAACACAAACGAAAGGTGTTATGTAGTTGTACCATTGGAATTAAAAGTAAATCCATGGCCGAAAGTGGGACCGATGACCAATTTGCCTGCGTGTATGGATGAGCCAACTACATCTACCAAATTCAATTTACACGATAAAGACGAACAAGCCTTGGCAGGAGCAGATCCGGAAGACTATATCGTAAGATATTTTGCAAGTGAAGAAAATGCGACAGACAATGTAAGTCCGTTACCCTATACCTTTGAAAACACGGATCCGGATCGTCAGGAGATTTGGGTACGGGTAGAAAACAAAGAAACCGGCTGTTTTAATATCGCAAGTTTCTGGATACAGATAGAACAGGCAGTGTATGCTTACCAACCAAGTGCTAATTTGTTGGAATTCTGTGAGACAGATTATGTAAATGACGGCATTTCATTAATTGATTTAACGATTTTAGATGTAGAGATTATAGGAGATCAACCGTTAACGCCTGATTTGGAAGTAGATTACGCGCGTTGGGATAGAAGTACAATACAAGATCCAACCAGTGTACAGGTTTATAACGGAGAAGTCTTGCGTGCTATCGTTCATAATGTAAATCCTGATTTATTATGCTCTAGTGAGATAACTTTTACGGTACATCTAAAAGATGCCCCTATCGTAAAACCATTAGAAGACGGGGTGGTTTGTTATGAATACCGTGATGCGTGGTCAATAACCAGCGGACATTACCTTGATACGGGAGTAACCGATAGCGGCTATACGTTTGATTGGACAAGAAACGGTCAGCCTCTAACACCAGATGTGGCAGAGGTATTAGACGGCGGTAGTAGATTATTTGCTAAACGCGGCGGTTCTTACAGAGTAGTTGTAACAGGACCTAACGGATGTACAACCACCCGTACAGCAACAGTAGATGAAGCCCCAAGCATAACGATTGACGAAGTTAAGCTAACCGATAGCTTTGGCGATACCAATGCCATTGAAGTAATAGCTTATGCAGGAGCAGGCGTGTTGCTAGAATATAAATTAGATGAAGGTAATTGGCAAGAATCCAATGTTTTCTTAGATGTAACACCTGGCGAACACACCGTTTATGTACGAATAGAGAACGAACCATGTATAGCAAGTAAAGTAGTTACGGTAATGGATTATCCAAAATACTTTACCCCGAATAACGATGGATACAACGATACGTGGAACATTTGGTCGTTGAAAAACCAGCCCGACTCTAAGATTTATATCTTTGACCGCTTTGGAAAACTAATCAAACAGTTAAGCCCGGCAGGCGAAGGATGGGACGGGACCTTTAACGGTAAACCACTGCCATCAACCGACTACTGGTTCAAAGCAGAATACTTAGATCCAAAAACAGGATTAAGCAAAGAAGTAACAGGACACTTCTCGTTAAAACGATAA
- a CDS encoding T9SS type B sorting domain-containing protein, with translation MNLQKNNLLILFLFSCFVGFSQPITVSTTAYTPEQLVKEVLIKTPCAQITNVQWITGSSFPTGDKSNGIGYFQNSNSSLDMADGIVLSSGKAINTVGPRGVNGGSSDGTQDDWPDDLELTTYMHNVLGNTDDYHNATILEFDFVPFTSGMSFNFIFASEEYGTYQCNYSDAFAFFLTNTVSGTTTNLALVPNTTLPISVTTIRDAAYNNGNNGVCDDGNPASMNETYFDSYNAGSTTNAINFNGQTVKMVAESTVTPFTKYHIKMVIQDRGDASLDSAVFIEGGSFNIGNLDLGNPVLIENGEGLCVGDSYTLEAGLDPLLFTFEWYKDGVKIPGQTGATLTVTETGDYYVKAFVPGVACDFVSDPVRIEFHDYVTISPPQNLTVCPNAGAETRFDLTDAVSNVTSNPDILFKFYTSQQDAEDDVNSIPSVYMLSNNAQVPVTIWVRAYELNNPCPYISSFTLDFMNCVLSLNPLSDLTLCEGDSVQTFDLTVQTPLVYNNAVGYTVTYHLNNADATSGQNAIPTGSLATYNGANGERIWVRVTNDSNPLSYGVGSFYLYRYLLPLTQSPVLPITACEKGSSGLADFDLNLAYHTIPVTPVGVSLEFYSTQQDAQVGNTALMLPANYTGSAGTIYVRVRNLSGDCFKVVPLQLQIINTPLANSIAPLTYCDLNNDGFGEFNLDVTRVLIAGNPLPANSVVTFHETQNDADANVNAIVNTGAYINKVKDQQTIYVRVGFTNSSCYNTVPLVLIVNKSPAITPIRSLKVCDTGNDGVETVNLRSNETTMLAGLNAANYTVTYHISSSAAMSGTGVIGNPTSFSTNTATTVYARVTDNTTGCFVVTKIELELVAMPVVANPLPVYTLCDANSNGFEVFDLASQKASIVGTQQGLDVTFHYTNSDAQAGINPLANQYQNVSPNVQTIYVRVSNASTGCFVVTTLKLEVKANPVLNVPTTPYVICSDTGFGTINLYLYGKDLVDATGINYSFKFYETQSDAENDVNSITNQVAYNNLDPTNPTVWIRVEDPSTECYAVYPITFQLVVPPKLPSTLPKIVECDVLGNTQDESTLFDLTSQDSLLIAAQTTQSTYQIRYFTSKTLADSNTNWIADPTQFQNTSNPQTIWVRIEDTEKPGSCARVMSFVIEVVSPFVLSQPTPMIVCDEAPGDGKSQFDLTTKEYELFNGQPPFGAVINYHLTLQDAENGFVSITNPKKFTNQVNPQTIYISVVNQYGCRSITSLTVRVLPLPDPNMTPDPLELCEDNFGSGVANFDLTQAESNLSNFGTYTYTYYFSETGAHVGPTDPSYIGAPDGVLSGSSIVYVRVENSFTNTNERCYVVVPLELKVNPWPKVGPMTNLPACMDEPTTSTKFNLHDKDEQALAGADPEDYIVRYFASEENATDNVSPLPYTFENTDPDRQEIWVRVENKETGCFNIASFWIQIEQAVYAYQPSANLLEFCETDYVNDGISLIDLTILDVEIIGDQPLTPDLEVDYARWDRSTIQDPTSVQVYNGEVLRAIVHNVNPDLLCSSEITFTVHLKDAPIVKPLEDGVVCYEYRDAWSITSGHYLDTGVTDSGYTFDWTRNGQPLTPDVAEVLDGGSRLFAKRGGSYRVVVTGPNGCTTTRTATVDEAPSITIDEVKLTDSFGDTNAIEVIAYAGAGVLLEYKLDEGNWQESNVFLDVTPGEHTVYVRIENEPCIASKVVTVMDYPKYFTPNNDGYNDTWNIWSLKNQPDSKIYIFDRFGKLIKQLSPAGEGWDGTFNGKPLPSTDYWFKAEYLDPKTGLSKEVTGHFSLKR, from the coding sequence ATGAATCTACAGAAAAATAATTTATTGATTCTCTTTTTGTTTTCGTGTTTTGTTGGTTTTTCACAGCCAATAACTGTAAGTACTACAGCATATACACCAGAACAGTTGGTAAAAGAAGTCCTAATTAAAACGCCCTGTGCACAGATAACTAATGTACAGTGGATAACAGGAAGTAGTTTCCCTACAGGAGATAAATCGAATGGAATTGGATATTTTCAAAATTCTAACTCTAGTCTTGATATGGCGGATGGGATTGTTTTAAGTAGTGGAAAAGCGATTAATACAGTAGGACCTCGAGGTGTAAATGGAGGATCAAGTGATGGTACACAGGATGATTGGCCTGATGACCTAGAGTTAACTACCTATATGCATAATGTATTAGGTAATACGGATGACTATCATAATGCAACCATTTTAGAGTTTGACTTTGTCCCTTTTACTAGTGGTATGAGTTTTAATTTCATATTTGCATCTGAAGAATATGGTACTTATCAATGTAATTATTCTGATGCGTTTGCATTTTTCTTAACTAATACAGTTTCTGGTACTACTACAAATTTAGCATTAGTCCCAAATACAACGCTACCTATTTCTGTAACAACCATTAGAGATGCAGCTTATAATAATGGTAATAATGGTGTCTGTGATGATGGAAATCCGGCTTCAATGAATGAAACTTATTTTGATAGCTATAATGCAGGAAGTACTACAAATGCAATTAACTTTAATGGGCAAACGGTAAAAATGGTTGCCGAATCTACTGTAACACCGTTTACTAAATACCATATTAAAATGGTAATTCAAGATAGAGGAGACGCATCATTAGATTCAGCTGTTTTTATTGAAGGAGGCAGTTTTAATATAGGTAATTTAGATTTAGGAAATCCTGTATTGATAGAAAACGGCGAAGGTTTGTGTGTAGGTGACAGTTATACTTTAGAGGCAGGGTTAGATCCTTTGTTATTTACCTTTGAGTGGTATAAAGACGGAGTTAAGATTCCCGGTCAGACCGGAGCGACGCTTACGGTAACCGAAACAGGGGATTATTACGTAAAGGCTTTTGTTCCAGGTGTAGCTTGCGATTTTGTGTCAGATCCCGTGCGTATTGAGTTTCACGATTACGTAACAATCAGTCCACCTCAGAATTTAACGGTATGTCCTAATGCTGGAGCAGAGACACGATTTGATTTGACTGATGCCGTTTCAAATGTTACGAGCAATCCTGATATTTTGTTTAAATTTTATACCAGTCAGCAAGATGCAGAGGATGATGTTAACTCTATTCCTAGTGTGTATATGTTGTCAAACAATGCACAGGTACCTGTTACAATTTGGGTACGCGCTTATGAGTTGAACAATCCGTGTCCTTATATAAGTTCGTTCACATTGGATTTTATGAACTGTGTTCTTTCATTAAACCCCTTGTCAGATTTAACCCTTTGTGAAGGCGACAGCGTTCAGACATTTGATTTAACAGTTCAAACGCCTTTGGTTTACAATAATGCCGTAGGTTACACAGTTACGTACCACTTGAATAATGCCGATGCAACATCAGGTCAAAACGCAATACCTACAGGTAGTTTGGCAACCTATAACGGAGCCAACGGCGAACGTATCTGGGTACGTGTTACTAATGACAGCAATCCGTTGTCTTACGGAGTCGGCTCGTTCTATTTATATAGATATTTATTGCCCTTAACGCAATCACCTGTTTTACCTATCACAGCCTGTGAAAAAGGGTCAAGCGGATTAGCCGATTTTGATTTAAACTTAGCTTATCATACCATTCCTGTAACCCCGGTAGGAGTTTCATTAGAGTTTTACAGTACCCAGCAAGATGCCCAGGTAGGTAATACCGCTTTAATGTTACCTGCAAATTATACGGGCTCAGCAGGAACAATTTATGTACGGGTACGCAATTTATCTGGCGACTGTTTTAAAGTAGTGCCTTTACAGTTGCAGATCATCAACACGCCTTTAGCCAACAGCATAGCACCATTAACGTATTGTGACTTAAATAATGACGGTTTCGGGGAATTCAATTTAGATGTAACCAGAGTTTTGATAGCCGGCAATCCCTTACCTGCTAATTCTGTGGTAACGTTCCACGAAACGCAAAACGATGCAGATGCCAATGTGAATGCGATAGTCAATACCGGAGCCTATATAAATAAAGTAAAAGATCAGCAAACTATTTATGTACGTGTAGGATTTACCAACTCAAGCTGTTATAATACAGTTCCTTTAGTATTAATAGTAAATAAATCCCCGGCTATCACACCAATCCGTAGCTTAAAAGTATGCGATACGGGTAACGACGGAGTAGAGACCGTTAATTTACGCAGCAACGAAACCACGATGTTGGCAGGTTTAAATGCGGCGAATTATACGGTAACATACCATATAAGCTCAAGTGCGGCTATGTCAGGAACCGGAGTAATAGGCAACCCTACAAGTTTTTCCACCAATACAGCAACAACGGTTTATGCTCGGGTAACAGATAACACCACGGGTTGTTTTGTAGTAACAAAGATAGAGTTAGAGTTAGTAGCTATGCCTGTTGTCGCAAATCCACTACCTGTTTATACATTATGTGACGCTAACAGCAATGGCTTTGAGGTATTTGATTTAGCCAGCCAAAAAGCATCGATAGTAGGAACGCAGCAAGGATTGGATGTAACGTTCCACTATACCAATTCCGATGCACAGGCAGGGATTAATCCACTAGCAAACCAATATCAAAACGTATCACCAAACGTTCAAACGATTTATGTACGTGTTTCAAACGCAAGTACGGGATGTTTTGTGGTAACCACGTTAAAATTAGAAGTTAAAGCCAACCCGGTACTTAATGTGCCAACAACACCTTATGTAATCTGTAGCGATACAGGCTTTGGTACCATTAACCTATATTTATATGGTAAAGATTTAGTAGATGCTACGGGTATTAATTATAGCTTTAAATTCTATGAAACCCAATCAGATGCAGAAAACGATGTTAATAGTATTACCAATCAGGTAGCATACAACAACCTAGATCCAACTAACCCTACGGTCTGGATCAGAGTAGAGGATCCATCAACAGAATGTTATGCTGTTTACCCGATTACCTTCCAGTTGGTAGTACCACCAAAATTACCGTCAACCTTACCAAAAATTGTAGAGTGCGATGTTTTAGGTAATACCCAGGATGAATCAACGTTGTTTGATTTAACAAGTCAGGATAGCTTATTGATAGCAGCTCAAACGACGCAAAGTACCTATCAGATCCGTTATTTTACCAGTAAGACATTAGCCGACAGTAATACCAATTGGATAGCAGATCCGACGCAGTTTCAAAATACAAGTAACCCGCAAACGATTTGGGTGCGTATAGAAGATACTGAAAAACCGGGAAGCTGTGCCCGTGTGATGAGTTTTGTAATAGAAGTGGTATCTCCGTTCGTGCTGAGTCAGCCTACACCAATGATTGTATGTGATGAGGCACCGGGTGACGGGAAATCACAATTTGACTTAACCACTAAAGAGTATGAACTGTTTAATGGTCAGCCACCATTTGGAGCGGTTATTAATTATCATTTAACCTTACAGGATGCAGAAAACGGATTTGTAAGCATAACTAATCCAAAGAAATTTACAAATCAGGTAAATCCGCAGACAATCTATATTTCTGTAGTTAACCAATACGGATGTAGAAGCATTACTTCACTCACGGTACGCGTATTGCCTTTACCGGATCCTAATATGACACCTGATCCGTTAGAATTATGTGAAGATAACTTTGGTTCAGGTGTAGCAAATTTTGATTTAACCCAGGCAGAAAGCAATTTAAGTAATTTTGGAACTTATACTTATACCTATTACTTTTCAGAAACGGGAGCTCATGTAGGCCCAACGGATCCTAGTTATATAGGAGCCCCGGATGGAGTTTTGAGCGGAAGTTCTATTGTTTATGTTAGAGTAGAAAACAGTTTTACAAACACAAACGAAAGGTGTTATGTAGTTGTACCATTGGAATTAAAAGTAAATCCATGGCCGAAAGTGGGACCGATGACCAATTTGCCTGCGTGTATGGATGAGCCAACTACATCTACCAAATTCAATTTACACGATAAAGACGAACAAGCCTTGGCAGGAGCAGATCCGGAAGACTATATCGTAAGATATTTTGCAAGTGAAGAAAATGCGACAGACAATGTAAGTCCGTTACCCTATACCTTTGAAAACACGGATCCGGATCGTCAGGAGATTTGGGTACGGGTAGAAAACAAAGAAACCGGCTGTTTTAATATCGCAAGTTTCTGGATACAGATAGAACAGGCAGTGTATGCTTACCAACCAAGTGCTAATTTGTTGGAATTCTGTGAGACAGATTATGTAAATGACGGCATTTCATTAATTGATTTAACGATTTTAGATGTAGAGATTATAGGAGATCAACCGTTAACGCCTGATTTGGAAGTAGATTACGCGCGTTGGGATAGAAGTACAATACAAGATCCAACCAGTGTACAGGTTTATAACGGAGAAGTCTTGCGTGCTATCGTTCATAATGTAAATCCTGATTTATTATGCTCTAGTGAGATAACTTTTACGGTACATCTAAAAGATGCCCCTATCGTAAAACCATTAGAAGACGGGGTGGTTTGTTATGAATACCGTGATGCGTGGTCAATAACCAGCGGACATTACCTTGATACGGGAGTAACCGATAGCGGCTATACGTTTGATTGGACAAGAAACGGTCAGCCTCTAACACCAGATGTGGCAGAGGTATTAGACGGCGGTAGTAGATTATTTGCTAAACGCGGCGGTTCTTACAGAGTAGTTGTAACAGGACCTAACGGATGTACAACCACCCGTACAGCAACAGTAGATGAAGCCCCAAGCATAACGATTGACGAAGTTAAGCTAACCGATAGCTTTGGCGATACCAATGCCATTGAAGTAATAGCTTATGCAGGAGCAGGCGTGTTGCTAGAATATAAATTAGATGAAGGTAATTGGCAAGAATCCAATGTTTTCTTAGATGTAACACCTGGCGAACACACCGTTTATGTACGAATAGAGAACGAACCATGTATAGCAAGTAAAGTAGTTACGGTAATGGATTATCCAAAATA